The genomic interval ATTGACCACAGGCAGAAAGCACACAAACTAGAGTACTCTCTATAGGCGCCACATGCGCTTTCTCCATCTCATGGAACAGTTCCAATGCTTTCTCTGGTTGATTTCTCTGTGAATAACCAGAAATCATTGCATTCCAAGATACAACATTCCTCTCAGGTATCTCATCAAAAAACTTCCTTGCATACTCTAAACTACCATCTCTGGCATAGCCATTAATCATAGTGGTCCACGAGAAAACATCACGAGCTTCCATCCTGTCAAAGATTTCTTTCGCAGATGCCAAGCAACCGCATTTAACATACATATCCATCAATGCATTCATCAAATTCAGGCTGCAATCcacatttttcttctctatatAACGATGAATTGATTTACCCAGGCTCAAATCCCCTGCCTGTGAGCAAGCGGAGAGCACAACCACCATAGTAACGTCATTGGGTGTAGCAGCACTAGGCAACATCAAATTAAATAGCTTCAAAGCCTCATCTGGAAGGTTATTCTGGGCGTATCCATTAATCATTGTAGTCCAAGAAACAACATCCCTCTCAAGATTTGCGTCGAACAAAAGACGGGCAGTGCCCAGATACCCACGTTTTGCATACAAATGCATAAGCCCATTTCCAATCAGCAAATCGGCATCACAACCCATCTTGTAGATCAAGCAATGGAGCTCTTCACCCTCCATAACTCCCTGGAACTGTTCACAAGCCTTCAGTACAAAGACAAATGTCCGACTGTCCATGTCAACTTGTTCTCTGACCATACGGCGAAACAGAAAGAAACCCAAGTCAGGACTCTTCGCTTTACAGTAACCCCTGATCATGGTATTCCACATATAAATATTGGGTTCTGCAATTTGGGTAAAGATGATACGGGCATGGTTGAGGTCCCCCGAATCGGAGAGAGCACAGAAGGATAAAACCCGGCTAACCGGGAAAATGTGAGTTATGAGGCCAGTTCGAGTCATCTGGGCCTGGATTTGCTTCAATTCTGACATTGAATTGCAAGATTCAAGGGTTAAGAGAAGTGGATTTGTAATGATCAGAGCGGTGTTGGAGATCCATTTTGGTTTCTGGAGAGGAATAGTACACAATGGCCTGAACCTGCTGAGAATGGTTTGGGATTTCCTGCGAGCCAACGAAAAGGGGAGACGAGacaaggaagagagaagaagttgaAGCATATGAATCCAAGAACAAAGCAGAATGTGGATCTCTCATGTGGAATTCTATTTCCGAGCTAACATTCAAATTTTGGCAGTGGAACCTTGTTAAtcgtgaacatccctctttcgTACGAATgaataagggcccgtttggtatcgttctaaaaaaacgttttcaccattttttcgttctattggaacgaaaaaacgtaAAAATCTATTTGGCAACCATATGATGTGTTTCTGTTTTTATGAACCaaaagttagaaaaaaaaagatttgaaagTGGAAAGACATTTGTCGTTCCGTCTGACAGTTTCGTTCCAAACttgttaaaaaagaaactttcgTTCCAATAATACACCCTCGCCTCCTTTCACCTCTCCCTTTCACCTTTGCGCACACAGAgctggagaaagaagaagacctaTTACTGGAGAAGCAACTCGACCTCGAATCCTTGACACAGCAGGTACGAtcgctttcttcttcttctttgttcttcaccttcattcttcttcttcttctttcctcttctctatTTCACACAAACCCTaacattttttgggtttttttacaAACCAGAAGGTTCTTGCATCGTTCTTCTCAAGGGAGAACTCCACTGCTCGACTCTGCTTGTTGATCACATCTTCTCAGATCTCATCTATGAAGACCAGATCTTTGCAAGTTTTCAACCTAGATATCTGCTCGTTTTCGTTCAAACAGGTATGCATACCCTTGGAGCCGTTTGTGGGTTTTTGTTGATTGGGTTTTCTACTAGCGGATTGAACCCTAAAAGTGTTGATTTTTATGTGTAACAGAGGCTTTTCTGTGGTCAATCCctctaaatttttcttttctcttctgtgCCTTGTCTATTACATGATTGTTgtctaaaattttcttttctcttctatggGTTGTCTATTACATGATCGTTGTATCTTTATATGATTGGGTTATGGGTATTTGCCGATTATTACTATTCTCTATATAAATGATTGGTTTTTGGAATTTCATCGCCTCTTTGATTCTGCacttttcttctttgctttacCCTTTTTTTAGAGTAGCAAGATTGCCTTACTATGTTCCACTCGATTGCATATGACTTGAGCTCATTCTTTTTGCTAATATATTGTTGTGATTTTCTGAAATCAAATGCATACAATGCTTTCAGTTAGATGCatggtttgaatcaaaattATTCTCTTAGGATCCTACTTCTATATTGATTATATGTTAATGATATCAATTCACTGCCATTCTGCTCATGTACTCACTTGTACCTTATTGTTTTTCATCTCCGATGCTTAGTAGGGTTACCTCCCCTGGAACCATGTGTTAGGACTTCTGCATATTTGTTTATCATATGTTAATGTTATCGATTCACTGCCATTCTGCTCATGTGCTCACTTGTACCTTATTGATGTTTTTCAATGCTTACTAGGGTTATCTCTCTTGGAACCATGTGTGTAAGACTTCTGCAATTATGCAATACTGAAAGtgcttttgaatttttcacCCTAAGTAGTTGGGATTCAGATTTGAGTATTGTTAGTTTTACTTTATCCCGAGTTAgtttgaacttcatttttttggtattcTAAATTTGAGTCGActcttttaaattttgaaaattttaagttgGGTCTGAGTATTACTCTCAACCCTTCTCTTTAGCCCTTattattttggggtcaaaactggGCTTTTTGCTTGATTTTGTTACCAGTATTGTTTGTCGAACCAAATTTTTACAAGTTGCGTTTGGAAATATCAAATATTTAGGAcagaaacaaaaactggtttgaTGATTTCATCGATATAAACGTGAAGAGTTCAATTTCAGTAA from Macadamia integrifolia cultivar HAES 741 unplaced genomic scaffold, SCU_Mint_v3 scaffold910, whole genome shotgun sequence carries:
- the LOC122070416 gene encoding pentatricopeptide repeat-containing protein At2g22410, mitochondrial-like isoform X1, whose translation is MLQLLLSSLSRLPFSLARRKSQTILSRFRPLCTIPLQKPKWISNTALIITNPLLLTLESCNSMSELKQIQAQMTRTGLITHIFPVSRVLSFCALSDSGDLNHARIIFTQIAEPNIYMWNTMIRGYCKAKSPDLGFFLFRRMVREQVDMDSRTFVFVLKACEQFQGVMEGEELHCLIYKMGCDADLLIGNGLMHLYAKRGYLGTARLLFDANLERDVVSWTTMINGYAQNNLPDEALKLFNLMLPSAATPNDVTMVVVLSACSQAGDLSLGKSIHRYIEKKNVDCSLNLMNALMDMYVKCGCLASAKEIFDRMEARDVFSWTTMINGYARDGSLEYARKFFDEIPERNVVSWNAMISGYSQRNQPEKALELFHEMEKAHVAPIESTLVCVLSACGQSGCLDLGQWIHYHYVDQKRVKLSAIMANALIDMYAKCGNIDAAAKVFNMMPERDLVSWNSMIVGYAVHGYAGQALRLFDEMSKEIVPDDITFVGVLSACSHGGLDIQGKEYFGNMRGVFGIEPKAEHYACMIDLLGRVGLLEEANKLIKGMPMEPDEAAWGALLNACRMHGNVELGKLAADKLLHLDPKDSGIYALLANMYAGRRRWDDVRMVRSMMRDRGIKKTPGNSLIEVDGKIHEFLVADKSHPQSEEIYNILDEILLLLKSEGYVPNTSQLLGLPEQNEGNGRGRGTRRLDLCPGEVQRLLPKSSKKWGFHQEQQLENKRTRIEGRREIQWMD
- the LOC122070416 gene encoding pentatricopeptide repeat-containing protein At2g22410, mitochondrial-like isoform X2; this encodes MLQLLLSSLSRLPFSLARRKSQTILSRFRPLCTIPLQKPKWISNTALIITNPLLLTLESCNSMSELKQIQAQMTRTGLITHIFPVSRVLSFCALSDSGDLNHARIIFTQIAEPNIYMWNTMIRGYCKAKSPDLGFFLFRRMVREQVDMDSRTFVFVLKACEQFQGVMEGEELHCLIYKMGCDADLLIGNGLMHLYAKRGYLGTARLLFDANLERDVVSWTTMINGYAQNNLPDEALKLFNLMLPSAATPNDVTMVVVLSACSQAGDLSLGKSIHRYIEKKNVDCSLNLMNALMDMYVKCGCLASAKEIFDRMEARDVFSWTTMINGYARDGSLEYARKFFDEIPERNVVSWNAMISGYSQRNQPEKALELFHEMEKAHVAPIESTLVCVLSACGQSGCLDLGQWIHYHYVDQKRVKLSAIMANALIDMYAKCGNIDAAAKVFNMMPERDLVSWNSMIVGYAVHGYAGQALRLFDEMSKEIVPDDITFVGVLSACSHGGLDIQGKEYFGNMRGVFGIEPKAEHYACMIDLLGRVGLLEEANKLIKGMPMEPDEAAWGALLNACRMHGNVELGKLAADKLLHLDPKDSGIYALLANMYAGRRRWDDVRMVRSMMRDRGIKKTPGNSLIEVDGKIHEFLVADKSHPQSEEIYNILDEILLLLKSEGYVPNTSQLLGLPEQNEGNGRGRGTRRLDLCPGEVQRLLPKSSKKWGFHQYFCHWSI